The Coffea eugenioides isolate CCC68of chromosome 8, Ceug_1.0, whole genome shotgun sequence genome has a segment encoding these proteins:
- the LOC113780557 gene encoding lysine-rich arabinogalactan protein 19-like translates to MTYEELTVRFVRKGSYLLDVPTSSNLESSRFRAFMTCPRHVRGKAPSPAIHLPPSVNHTPKARPLAPPLSLHARRTTSQQAAVDLPNCVPPAKPPPLPAISPSPGARLQCITPKQRGAAVPHSQATASRAPPPLSLLATQSRTTPAPASPYARAPPGSLSPRTSTSDDQSNTGLFSCSPPFRTCLLHCNSSHTTSPATYVYHSAAVAPCRFHYPLPPTTPLGSGQVDTLDAGVKNIDANVANIAQKLAAFMQHVVFPPPFRPH, encoded by the exons atgACGTATGAAGAGCTCACGGTCAGATTCGTCAGAAAGGGTTCTTACCTTCTTGACGTGCCCACGTCAAGTAACCTGGAAAGCTCCAGATTCCGTGCCTttatgacgtgcccgcgtcacgttcgcgggaaag CCCCTTCGCCCGCCATCCATCTTCCTCCTTCGGTCAACCACACGCCAAAAGCCCGACCACTTGCACCACCACTCTCCCTTCACGCAAGACGAACAACGTCGCAACAGGCCGCCGTCGATCTCCCTAATTGCGTGCCGCCAGCAAAGCCACCGCCGCTGCCTGCGATCTCGCCGTCGCCAGGCGCACGGCTGCAGTGCATCACGCCCAAGCAGAGGGGCGCCGCCGTCCCTCACAGCCAAGCGACCGCAAGCCGCGCGCCACCACCTCTCTCTCTGCTCGCTACCCAAAGCCGCACGACTCCAGCTCCAGCATCGCCGTACGCCAGAGCTCCGCCCGGCTCACTCTCTCCTCGCACCTCCACCAGTGATGACCAGTCTAACACAGGCCTCTTCTCATGCTCACCACCCTTCCGTACTTGTCTCCTCCATTGCAACAGCTCGCACACCACCAGCCCAGCCACATATGTCTACCACAGCGCTGCCGTCGCCCCTTGCCGGTTCCATTACCCACTGCCACCAACGACACCGTTGGGCAGTGGGCAA GTTGACACTTTGGATGCTGGAGTGAAGAATATTGACGCCAATGTGGCCAATATTGCCCAGAAACTAGCGGCATTTATGCAGCACGTCGTCTTTCCTCCTCCTTTTAGGCCTCACTAG